AACTCGGTCGTCGTATTGAGCTCTGAGTTCTACGACGAGCTCGTCGCCCACGCCGTGCCGATCGACCTCCGCGCTCTCAAGGCTCTCAAGGGCTCACCGTTGGCCCTCGACATCTACTCGTGGCTCACCTACCGGATGAGTTACCTCCGGAAGCCGTGCCTCATTCCCTGGGAAGGGCTCCAGACCCAGTTCGGTGCCGACTACGGGCGACTACGGGACTTCAAGAGGAAGTTCCTCGCGCACCTAGTCGACGTTCTGCGCGTCTACCCTGGGGCGCGAGTCGCTGAGCCGGGAGGTGGACTGCTTCTCAGACCTTCACCTACCCATCTACCCCGCCAA
The genomic region above belongs to bacterium and contains:
- a CDS encoding pirin; this translates as NSVVVLSSEFYDELVAHAVPIDLRALKALKGSPLALDIYSWLTYRMSYLRKPCLIPWEGLQTQFGADYGRLRDFKRKFLAHLVDVLRVYPGARVAEPGGGLLLRPSPTHLPRQAPRRPNR